In the genome of Populus nigra chromosome 9, ddPopNigr1.1, whole genome shotgun sequence, one region contains:
- the LOC133702969 gene encoding protein PAT1 homolog isoform X3, translated as MMMDGGGVDQTPKIGDNSTEDTVFDASQYAFFGKDLVEEVELGGLEDDDELPAVDLEEEEFFFDRQEGEVLRSISDVDDLASTFSMVVSGPSTGIIGDRGSRESSSAAEWAQGEEFPNWFDQQLLDPDGVQDGKRWSSQPYYSTAHLAESKPLHRTSSYPEQQQQPHHQHYSSEPILVPKSSYTSYPIQGGQSPQASPNHSHLNIPYLSGGHQMALSSPNLPPFSNSQPLLSSLHHGSPHYGGNLPQFSSGLSANSRPPSQWVNHTGLYPGEHPNRMNNMLQQPLSHQNGLMPPQLMPQLQSQQHRLHPSIQPSLGHLSGMQSQVFNPHISPSPPMMNNFDTMLALADRDQRPKAAQKVRAIMRYPQQGFDANGQKIDIGWPQFRSKHMSTDEIETILRMQLAATHSNDPYVDDYYHQACLSKKTAGAKLKHHFCPTHLRDLPPRARANSEPHAFLQVDALGRIPFSSIRRPRPLLEVEPPNSSVGGNAEQNSVEKPLEQEPMLAARVTIEDGLCLLLDVDDIDRFLEFNQFHDGGAQLMRHRRQVLLEGLAASMQLVDPLGKNGNTVGLAPKDDFVFLRLVSLPKGRKLLARYLQLLFTGSDLMRIVCMAIFRHLRFLFGGLSSDLGAAETTNNLSRVVSLCVRRMDLGSLSACLAAVVCSSEHPPLRPLGSSAGNGASLILMSVLERATELSNDPHDATNYNVTDQALWKASFDEFFGLLIKHCINKYDSIMQSLSDSDPAEAIKRELPMELLRASVPHTNDYQKKLLYDLSQRSLVGQDGGNGGHINSQAVLS; from the exons GGTGAGGTTTTAAGATCCATATCTGATGTTGATGATCTTGCAAGTACATTTTCAATG GTTGTGAGTGGACCAAGCACTGGGATAATTGGTGATAGGGGCTCTAGAGAAA GTTCATCTGCTGCTGAATGGGCACAGGGAGAGGAATTTCCTAACTGGTTTGATCAGCAGCTACTTGATCCAGATGGCGTTCAGGATGGCAAAAGATGGTCTTCACAGCCATATTACTCTACTGCTCACCTTGCAGAATCAAAGCCTCTGCACAGAACCTCTTCATACCctgagcagcagcagcaaccacACCACCAACACTACTCTAGTGAACCTATTCTTGTGCCAAAATCTTCCTACACTTCATATCCTATCCAAGGTGGACAATCTCCACAGGCTTCACCAAACCACAGTCATCTAAATATTCCATATCTTTCTGGTGGCCACCAGATGGCGTTATCTTCACCGAATCTCCCTCCCTTCTCTAATTCTCAGCCTCTGCTAAGCAGCTTACATCATGGATCACCACATTATGGTGGGAATTTGCCTCAATTTAGTTCTGGTCTTTCTGCTAATAGCCGGCCACCAAGCCAATGGGTCAACCATACAGGCTTATATCCCGGAGAGCATCCCAATCGCATGAACAACATGTTGCAACAACCATTATCTCATCAAAATGGGCTAATGCCTCCACAGTTGATGCCACAACTGCAGTCACAACAGCATAGGCTGCACCCCTCAATTCAGCCATCATTGGGCCATCTATCAGGGATGCAGTCTCAAGTATTTAATCCCCATATCTCTCCATCCCCACCTATGATGAACAACTTCGACACAATGCTTGCTCTTGCTGATAGGGATCAAAGACCAAAAGCTGCTCAGAAAGTTAGAGCAATTATGCGATATCCTCAGCAAGGCTTTGATGCCAATGGTCAGAAGATTGATATTGGCTGGCCACAGTTCAGATCCAAGCATATGAGCACTGATGAAATTGAAACTATTCTCAGAATGCAGCTGGCTGCAACACACAGTAATGACCCATACGTGGATGATTATTACCACCAGGCATGCCTTTCAAAAAAAACAGCTGGGGCAAAGCTCAAACATCATTTCTGTCCAACTCACTTGAGGGATCTTCCTCCCCGAGCACGTGCTAATAGTGAGCCGCATGCTTTTCTCCAGGTAGATGCTCTTGGGAGAATTCCTTTCTCTTCAATTCGTAGGCCTCGCCCACTTCTAGAAGTTGAACCTCCAAATTCATCTGTTGGTGGCAATGCTGAGCAGAATTCTGTTGAGAAGCCCCTAGAACAGGAGCCAATGCTTGCAGCAAGAGTCACAATTGAAGATGGTCTCTGCCTTCTTCTTGATGTAGATGATATTGATCGTTTTTTAGAATTCAATCAATTCCATGATGGTGGAGCCCAGTTGATGAGACACAGGAGGCAGGTCTTGTTGGAAGGGCTGGCAGCATCTATGCAATTGGTCGACCCACTTGGCAAGAATGGGAATACAGTTGGACTTGCTCCCAAGGATGATTTCGTGTTCTTGCGATTAGTATCTCTTCCCAAGGGACGGAAGCTTCTTGCAAGGTACCTTCAGCTTCTTTTTACAGGCAGCGATCTCATGCGGATTGTTTGTATGGCCATTTTTCGTCATTTAAGGTTTTTGTTTGGAGGTCTCTCTTCTGATCTCGGAGCTGCAGAAACCACAAATAACCTTTCAAGAGTAGTATCTTTATGTGTACGTCGCATGGATCTTGGTTCACTTAGTGCTTGTCTCGCTGCAGTGGTTTGCTCCTCAGAGCATCCCCCACTTCGCCCCCTTGGAAGCTCAGCTGGAAATGGGGCTTCCCTCATTTTGATGTCTGTTTTGGAGAGAGCAACTGAACTATCAAATGATCCTCATGATGCTACCAACTATAATGTGACAGATCAGGCACTTTGGAAGGCCTCATTTGATGAGTTTTTTGGCCTCCTTATCAAGCATtgcataaataaatatgatagcATCATGCAGTCTCTATCAGATTCAGATCCAGCCGAAGCTATTAAGAGGGAACTACCTATGGAGCTCTTACGTGCAAGTGTTCCCCATACTAATGACTACCAGAAGAAGCTGTTGTATGATCTTTCTCAACGTTCCTTGGTTGGTCAGGATGGTGGTAATGGTGGCCACATCAATTCTCAAGCAGTGCTGAGTTAA
- the LOC133702969 gene encoding protein PAT1 homolog isoform X1 has translation MMMDGGGVDQTPKIGDNSTEDTVFDASQYAFFGKDLVEEVELGGLEDDDELPAVDLEEEEFFFDRQEGEVLRSISDVDDLASTFSMLNKVVSGPSTGIIGDRGSRESSSAAEWAQGEEFPNWFDQQLLDPDGVQDGKRWSSQPYYSTAHLAESKPLHRTSSYPEQQQQPHHQHYSSEPILVPKSSYTSYPIQGGQSPQASPNHSHLNIPYLSGGHQMALSSPNLPPFSNSQPLLSSLHHGSPHYGGNLPQFSSGLSANSRPPSQWVNHTGLYPGEHPNRMNNMLQQPLSHQNGLMPPQLMPQLQSQQHRLHPSIQPSLGHLSGMQSQVFNPHISPSPPMMNNFDTMLALADRDQRPKAAQKVRAIMRYPQQGFDANGQKIDIGWPQFRSKHMSTDEIETILRMQLAATHSNDPYVDDYYHQACLSKKTAGAKLKHHFCPTHLRDLPPRARANSEPHAFLQVDALGRIPFSSIRRPRPLLEVEPPNSSVGGNAEQNSVEKPLEQEPMLAARVTIEDGLCLLLDVDDIDRFLEFNQFHDGGAQLMRHRRQVLLEGLAASMQLVDPLGKNGNTVGLAPKDDFVFLRLVSLPKGRKLLARYLQLLFTGSDLMRIVCMAIFRHLRFLFGGLSSDLGAAETTNNLSRVVSLCVRRMDLGSLSACLAAVVCSSEHPPLRPLGSSAGNGASLILMSVLERATELSNDPHDATNYNVTDQALWKASFDEFFGLLIKHCINKYDSIMQSLSDSDPAEAIKRELPMELLRASVPHTNDYQKKLLYDLSQRSLVGQDGGNGGHINSQAVLS, from the exons GGTGAGGTTTTAAGATCCATATCTGATGTTGATGATCTTGCAAGTACATTTTCAATG TTGAACAAGGTTGTGAGTGGACCAAGCACTGGGATAATTGGTGATAGGGGCTCTAGAGAAA GTTCATCTGCTGCTGAATGGGCACAGGGAGAGGAATTTCCTAACTGGTTTGATCAGCAGCTACTTGATCCAGATGGCGTTCAGGATGGCAAAAGATGGTCTTCACAGCCATATTACTCTACTGCTCACCTTGCAGAATCAAAGCCTCTGCACAGAACCTCTTCATACCctgagcagcagcagcaaccacACCACCAACACTACTCTAGTGAACCTATTCTTGTGCCAAAATCTTCCTACACTTCATATCCTATCCAAGGTGGACAATCTCCACAGGCTTCACCAAACCACAGTCATCTAAATATTCCATATCTTTCTGGTGGCCACCAGATGGCGTTATCTTCACCGAATCTCCCTCCCTTCTCTAATTCTCAGCCTCTGCTAAGCAGCTTACATCATGGATCACCACATTATGGTGGGAATTTGCCTCAATTTAGTTCTGGTCTTTCTGCTAATAGCCGGCCACCAAGCCAATGGGTCAACCATACAGGCTTATATCCCGGAGAGCATCCCAATCGCATGAACAACATGTTGCAACAACCATTATCTCATCAAAATGGGCTAATGCCTCCACAGTTGATGCCACAACTGCAGTCACAACAGCATAGGCTGCACCCCTCAATTCAGCCATCATTGGGCCATCTATCAGGGATGCAGTCTCAAGTATTTAATCCCCATATCTCTCCATCCCCACCTATGATGAACAACTTCGACACAATGCTTGCTCTTGCTGATAGGGATCAAAGACCAAAAGCTGCTCAGAAAGTTAGAGCAATTATGCGATATCCTCAGCAAGGCTTTGATGCCAATGGTCAGAAGATTGATATTGGCTGGCCACAGTTCAGATCCAAGCATATGAGCACTGATGAAATTGAAACTATTCTCAGAATGCAGCTGGCTGCAACACACAGTAATGACCCATACGTGGATGATTATTACCACCAGGCATGCCTTTCAAAAAAAACAGCTGGGGCAAAGCTCAAACATCATTTCTGTCCAACTCACTTGAGGGATCTTCCTCCCCGAGCACGTGCTAATAGTGAGCCGCATGCTTTTCTCCAGGTAGATGCTCTTGGGAGAATTCCTTTCTCTTCAATTCGTAGGCCTCGCCCACTTCTAGAAGTTGAACCTCCAAATTCATCTGTTGGTGGCAATGCTGAGCAGAATTCTGTTGAGAAGCCCCTAGAACAGGAGCCAATGCTTGCAGCAAGAGTCACAATTGAAGATGGTCTCTGCCTTCTTCTTGATGTAGATGATATTGATCGTTTTTTAGAATTCAATCAATTCCATGATGGTGGAGCCCAGTTGATGAGACACAGGAGGCAGGTCTTGTTGGAAGGGCTGGCAGCATCTATGCAATTGGTCGACCCACTTGGCAAGAATGGGAATACAGTTGGACTTGCTCCCAAGGATGATTTCGTGTTCTTGCGATTAGTATCTCTTCCCAAGGGACGGAAGCTTCTTGCAAGGTACCTTCAGCTTCTTTTTACAGGCAGCGATCTCATGCGGATTGTTTGTATGGCCATTTTTCGTCATTTAAGGTTTTTGTTTGGAGGTCTCTCTTCTGATCTCGGAGCTGCAGAAACCACAAATAACCTTTCAAGAGTAGTATCTTTATGTGTACGTCGCATGGATCTTGGTTCACTTAGTGCTTGTCTCGCTGCAGTGGTTTGCTCCTCAGAGCATCCCCCACTTCGCCCCCTTGGAAGCTCAGCTGGAAATGGGGCTTCCCTCATTTTGATGTCTGTTTTGGAGAGAGCAACTGAACTATCAAATGATCCTCATGATGCTACCAACTATAATGTGACAGATCAGGCACTTTGGAAGGCCTCATTTGATGAGTTTTTTGGCCTCCTTATCAAGCATtgcataaataaatatgatagcATCATGCAGTCTCTATCAGATTCAGATCCAGCCGAAGCTATTAAGAGGGAACTACCTATGGAGCTCTTACGTGCAAGTGTTCCCCATACTAATGACTACCAGAAGAAGCTGTTGTATGATCTTTCTCAACGTTCCTTGGTTGGTCAGGATGGTGGTAATGGTGGCCACATCAATTCTCAAGCAGTGCTGAGTTAA
- the LOC133702969 gene encoding protein PAT1 homolog isoform X2, which yields MMMDGGGVDQTPKIGDNSTDTVFDASQYAFFGKDLVEEVELGGLEDDDELPAVDLEEEEFFFDRQEGEVLRSISDVDDLASTFSMLNKVVSGPSTGIIGDRGSRESSSAAEWAQGEEFPNWFDQQLLDPDGVQDGKRWSSQPYYSTAHLAESKPLHRTSSYPEQQQQPHHQHYSSEPILVPKSSYTSYPIQGGQSPQASPNHSHLNIPYLSGGHQMALSSPNLPPFSNSQPLLSSLHHGSPHYGGNLPQFSSGLSANSRPPSQWVNHTGLYPGEHPNRMNNMLQQPLSHQNGLMPPQLMPQLQSQQHRLHPSIQPSLGHLSGMQSQVFNPHISPSPPMMNNFDTMLALADRDQRPKAAQKVRAIMRYPQQGFDANGQKIDIGWPQFRSKHMSTDEIETILRMQLAATHSNDPYVDDYYHQACLSKKTAGAKLKHHFCPTHLRDLPPRARANSEPHAFLQVDALGRIPFSSIRRPRPLLEVEPPNSSVGGNAEQNSVEKPLEQEPMLAARVTIEDGLCLLLDVDDIDRFLEFNQFHDGGAQLMRHRRQVLLEGLAASMQLVDPLGKNGNTVGLAPKDDFVFLRLVSLPKGRKLLARYLQLLFTGSDLMRIVCMAIFRHLRFLFGGLSSDLGAAETTNNLSRVVSLCVRRMDLGSLSACLAAVVCSSEHPPLRPLGSSAGNGASLILMSVLERATELSNDPHDATNYNVTDQALWKASFDEFFGLLIKHCINKYDSIMQSLSDSDPAEAIKRELPMELLRASVPHTNDYQKKLLYDLSQRSLVGQDGGNGGHINSQAVLS from the exons GGTGAGGTTTTAAGATCCATATCTGATGTTGATGATCTTGCAAGTACATTTTCAATG TTGAACAAGGTTGTGAGTGGACCAAGCACTGGGATAATTGGTGATAGGGGCTCTAGAGAAA GTTCATCTGCTGCTGAATGGGCACAGGGAGAGGAATTTCCTAACTGGTTTGATCAGCAGCTACTTGATCCAGATGGCGTTCAGGATGGCAAAAGATGGTCTTCACAGCCATATTACTCTACTGCTCACCTTGCAGAATCAAAGCCTCTGCACAGAACCTCTTCATACCctgagcagcagcagcaaccacACCACCAACACTACTCTAGTGAACCTATTCTTGTGCCAAAATCTTCCTACACTTCATATCCTATCCAAGGTGGACAATCTCCACAGGCTTCACCAAACCACAGTCATCTAAATATTCCATATCTTTCTGGTGGCCACCAGATGGCGTTATCTTCACCGAATCTCCCTCCCTTCTCTAATTCTCAGCCTCTGCTAAGCAGCTTACATCATGGATCACCACATTATGGTGGGAATTTGCCTCAATTTAGTTCTGGTCTTTCTGCTAATAGCCGGCCACCAAGCCAATGGGTCAACCATACAGGCTTATATCCCGGAGAGCATCCCAATCGCATGAACAACATGTTGCAACAACCATTATCTCATCAAAATGGGCTAATGCCTCCACAGTTGATGCCACAACTGCAGTCACAACAGCATAGGCTGCACCCCTCAATTCAGCCATCATTGGGCCATCTATCAGGGATGCAGTCTCAAGTATTTAATCCCCATATCTCTCCATCCCCACCTATGATGAACAACTTCGACACAATGCTTGCTCTTGCTGATAGGGATCAAAGACCAAAAGCTGCTCAGAAAGTTAGAGCAATTATGCGATATCCTCAGCAAGGCTTTGATGCCAATGGTCAGAAGATTGATATTGGCTGGCCACAGTTCAGATCCAAGCATATGAGCACTGATGAAATTGAAACTATTCTCAGAATGCAGCTGGCTGCAACACACAGTAATGACCCATACGTGGATGATTATTACCACCAGGCATGCCTTTCAAAAAAAACAGCTGGGGCAAAGCTCAAACATCATTTCTGTCCAACTCACTTGAGGGATCTTCCTCCCCGAGCACGTGCTAATAGTGAGCCGCATGCTTTTCTCCAGGTAGATGCTCTTGGGAGAATTCCTTTCTCTTCAATTCGTAGGCCTCGCCCACTTCTAGAAGTTGAACCTCCAAATTCATCTGTTGGTGGCAATGCTGAGCAGAATTCTGTTGAGAAGCCCCTAGAACAGGAGCCAATGCTTGCAGCAAGAGTCACAATTGAAGATGGTCTCTGCCTTCTTCTTGATGTAGATGATATTGATCGTTTTTTAGAATTCAATCAATTCCATGATGGTGGAGCCCAGTTGATGAGACACAGGAGGCAGGTCTTGTTGGAAGGGCTGGCAGCATCTATGCAATTGGTCGACCCACTTGGCAAGAATGGGAATACAGTTGGACTTGCTCCCAAGGATGATTTCGTGTTCTTGCGATTAGTATCTCTTCCCAAGGGACGGAAGCTTCTTGCAAGGTACCTTCAGCTTCTTTTTACAGGCAGCGATCTCATGCGGATTGTTTGTATGGCCATTTTTCGTCATTTAAGGTTTTTGTTTGGAGGTCTCTCTTCTGATCTCGGAGCTGCAGAAACCACAAATAACCTTTCAAGAGTAGTATCTTTATGTGTACGTCGCATGGATCTTGGTTCACTTAGTGCTTGTCTCGCTGCAGTGGTTTGCTCCTCAGAGCATCCCCCACTTCGCCCCCTTGGAAGCTCAGCTGGAAATGGGGCTTCCCTCATTTTGATGTCTGTTTTGGAGAGAGCAACTGAACTATCAAATGATCCTCATGATGCTACCAACTATAATGTGACAGATCAGGCACTTTGGAAGGCCTCATTTGATGAGTTTTTTGGCCTCCTTATCAAGCATtgcataaataaatatgatagcATCATGCAGTCTCTATCAGATTCAGATCCAGCCGAAGCTATTAAGAGGGAACTACCTATGGAGCTCTTACGTGCAAGTGTTCCCCATACTAATGACTACCAGAAGAAGCTGTTGTATGATCTTTCTCAACGTTCCTTGGTTGGTCAGGATGGTGGTAATGGTGGCCACATCAATTCTCAAGCAGTGCTGAGTTAA
- the LOC133702705 gene encoding putative pumilio homolog 8, chloroplastic — protein sequence MEKSSGFSDNIAPENSDAMSSSAAASCPVENLLFSVENLSLKEGSADTNNHHGLSTRNYLLHDNGGPLPRIRETRINGFSQYQTGFENSMLFPPPLFSESVWGPNSLSNGGSFQGSRLQPRARSLVPNYNFLSGSALDVGTGRAGPGLGGVDNSMVQNQEELKKVRIFLGLLQGDSIVNYCSDQHGSRTIQGLLRLRNPEITREIYNKVLALSSRGIAVVLELMLDQHGWHVFGELIDALNYQQLKLITYEITKNLDDFVSLTLDTHGSNSIRKVIRLLRRSPLVTLVMNNLRAAFFTIMTDRIGSYAVSECFNQLSAEDNRLLYEAAIECCLDLAIDHEGSLALIRVINTIQGLQRYRLLDILSTYAAFLSQDPKGNYVVQKVISLNNPLFTHKICHHLRGYYGTISLQKGGSHIAEKCLDTEWKSWVIEDFLSNTNTLLQVAKDEFGNYVIQKALNVTKKSGSPLYQKLLLRLQPHLSILQSGYGRNVFNLITGGRSVKKV from the coding sequence atGGAGAAATCTTCTGGTTTTTCTGATAACATTGCTCCTGAAAATTCAGACGCAATGTCTTCTTCTGCTGCGGCAAGTTGTCCTGTTGAAAACCTGTTGTTTTCTGTTGAGAATCTTTCGTTGAAAGAAGGGAGCGCTGATACAAATAACCATCACGGTTTGTCTACAAGAAACTATCTTTTGCATGATAACGGTGGTCCTTTACCAAGAATTCGAGAAACCAGGATTAATGGGTTCTCACAGTATCAGACCGGGTTTGAGAATTCAATGCTGTTCCCACCACCGCTGTTTTCAGAATCTGTTTGGGGACCTAACAGTTTGAGCAATGGAGGGAGTTTTCAGGGTTCAAGATTGCAACCTCGGGCAAGAAGTCTTGTTCCGAATTACAATTTTCTGAGTGGTTCTGCCCTTGACGTGGGGACAGGCAGGGCTGGTCCGGGCCTGGGAGGCGTTGATAATAGTATGGTGCAGAATCAAGAAGAGCTCAAGAAAGTAAGGATTTTTCTTGGTTTGCTTCAAGGAGATAGTATTGTCAACTATTGTTCAGACCAACATGGTTCAAGAACAATTCAAGGTCTATTGAGGTTGAGGAACCCGGAGATTACACGTGAGATATATAATAAAGTTTTGGCCTTGTCATCAAGAGGAATCGCTGTTGTTTTGGAGCTGATGCTTGATCAACATGGATGGCATGTCTTTGGTGAACTTATTGATGCATTGAACTATCAACAGTTGAAATTGATTACATATGAGATAACCAAGAACTTGGACGACTTTGTTTCATTAACTCTCGACACACATGGTTCGAACTCGATAAGGAAGGTCATTAGACTACTCCGGAGATCGCCTTTGGTTACCTTAGTGATGAACAATCTGCGTGCTGCGTTTTTTACAATCATGACCGATCGGATAGGTTCATATGCTGTATCAGAGTGCTTTAACCAACTGAGTGCTGAAGATAATAGGTTATTATATGAAGCAGCCATTGAATGTTGTCTTGATTTAGCAATAGACCATGAAGGATCCCTAGCCTTAATCAGGGTCATCAACACCATCCAAGGTCTGCAAAGATATCGGCTCCTAGACATCTTGTCCACATATGCAGCCTTCCTCTCGCAGGACCCGAAAGGGAACTATGTGGTTCAGAAGGTCATATCACTCAATAACCCTTTATTCACCCATAAAATATGCCATCATCTCAGAGGGTATTATGGAACCATCTCACTTCAGAAAGGAGGCAGTCATATCGCCGAGAAATGCTTGGATACAGAATGGAAGAGTTGGGTGATTGAGGATTTTTTGAGCAACACCAACACACTATTGCAAGTTGCTAAAGACGAATTTGGTAACTATGTGATCCAAAAAGCATTGAACGTCACCAAGAAATCAGGCAGTCCACTCTACCAGAAACTTTTGTTGCGCCTGCAACCACATCTTAGCATTCTGCAGTCAGGATACGGAAGGAATGTCTTCAATTTGATCACTGGAGGAAGGTCAGTTAAGAAAGTGTAG